Below is a window of Tachysurus fulvidraco isolate hzauxx_2018 chromosome 11, HZAU_PFXX_2.0, whole genome shotgun sequence DNA.
acacgtgatgtcacgtgaaaacattcacacaacatggacatgtggcatatcaaaacacccagcccaaggaggggaattgcgtcacaggttttctgatgatgtcacatgcttgtctccacttccctccaaatgttttggcaccctagcactccattagatttcacaagttttatgtccacttgcctctaaaagtaacactgacccttacagtatgtccacttgcctccaaaaagcaccagcaCTTGAGAATACTTGCCTCATCAAAGCCagcatcaaagtttgttgtgacaaactttacaaatctagttaaatGTTAGACTCCACTTATAGTCTTGAAACAAACCAAccagtaatgtttttgtttttctcaaccagtaatgttgtgtgtgttggagctcaCCCCAATCCTGTGTAAACTGTTTTGTCCTTACAGTTCCCTAGGATTCAAACCACCATTAGCATCCATATCActtgtggataaaaataaaatagctgcATGTATAAACCTGTAGACTCCTAACACAGTGACAAGTCCCAACTCCTTCACTGCAGCAATTTCAGCATAAAAGTTTGATGTCACATGACTTCCCCATGAACAGTCTCCATTCCTCTCGCTAACACAACTGAAACCCGTTTTTCCTTTCTTATTGAGAAAGCTAAAAGCAgacttatatataaaatgattttggAACATGTTGTGAGTCTGCCTTCATTCTGTTTTCTAGAAGCTTCAGATGTTGCTAGACTGGTGTAGATCCACCGGAATAGATTGAACCTTTGAGAGATAAAATACTGTCTAAGCTGTATCCTCATTTATCctaatttttgttctttctcttttggAAAAAGATCCAGAACTAATCACTAAATTACACAAGCAGATTTTATAGATTTGAGTCACTTGTGCTAACTTGGCTAACAGTTAGCATGAGTAggatttaaaaactttttttttaaaaaataaatctttttttagaatatttttaaagcttGGTGGAGGAAgtatcattataaaaaaaactcttctgTTGTGTAACTTCACCTTTATCTTTAAAGGCTGAGCTCCTTTTCTCTgtaaagccacacctcctctctctgttacactataacacactgaaccaggaagttcatttcagagaaaacaaaacttatagatctctctctctctctctgtgtgtgagttcaaGAAAATGGCAGAAACCAGTGATCAGGATCagttcagctgtccagtgtgtctggatctcctgagGGTTCCAGTGACTCTCCAttgtggtcacagtttctgtaaggtgtgtattaatggctgctgggatcaggaggaCGTAAAGGGagtctacagctgtcctcagtgtagagagactttcactccaaggcctgttctacgtaggaacaacatgctggctgaagtggtggagaaactgaagaagactgaactccaagctgcttctcctgctcactgttacgctggacctggagatgtggagtgtgattcctgcacagggagaaaacacaaagccgtcAAGTCCTGTCTGGTTTGTCTGGCCTCCTTTTGTGAAGATCATCTTAAACCTCACTATCAGTCTCctgcctttaagaagcacaagttagttgaagcctgtgcagagctccaagagaagatctgctctgaacatgacaaactgatggagatCTACTGTCGTACTGACAAAAGCCTCATCTGTTACTTGTGTAcgataaaaaaacacaaaggtcatgatacagtttcaactgaaacagaaagaactaaaaaacaggtgagaactggACAACATTATTCTTTTCCAAGTCAGATTTTACAAATTgtgttttaaatctattttctaTTGAGTTATACTACTGTCATTCAGAGTGacgtggatttatttttttaaagtcaaaGGTTCTTGTGGTATGACGTGTGAAACAGCTTAGACCAGTCAGTGCGCTTTAAACAGCCAACAGTGTAACAAGATTCTTAGAGCATTTTATACCTAAAGTTTACAAAGACCATGTGAAAACTCTGTTAAAGAATGAGTTAAAGGAGGATCAGATAAAATCCCAGCAGAAgatccaggagaagcagaagaaggtgcaggagctgaaacagactgtggacattattaaggtgaggaggaaactgagagattcacaaaaacacaaattataGAGTCACTATAGTAGACTAATAGAAGAGGTGATCTcagatctgtgtgtgcgtgtgtgtgtgtgtgtgtgtgtgtgtgtgtgtgtgtgtgtgtccttacagatgcgttcacaggcagcagtagatgacagtgagaagatctttactgagatgatcacctccatggagaaaaagcgctcggaggtgacggagCTGATCAGAACTCAGGAGAAAGCTGAAGTGAGTCGAGCTAAACGACTCCTGaatcaactggagcaggagattgctgatcttaagaggagagtcactgagatggagcagctttcacacacacatgatgacatccacttcctccaggtaacactcactgtctgatctacagagggcgctgttcctcacaaagtttcctcctaaaagctcattacagcaagaagaaatgttcctgtctgagatcacaagtgtgtctttgttctgattcagtctgagattcattcgttcctctcgtccacttttctccttctctatgatgtgtttcctctctgtagagtttcccgtctctctgtgtttctcctggatgtgacgactcactcagcttcactgtcaatcaacatctctcatttgatggagtgaggaaatctctctcagaaCTGAAAAAACGAGTCGAGCAAATCTGTGAGGAAGAATTCAACAAAATACAACCACATGGTAAACAAATATACATTGTTTCTGCCTCACATAAAAGGAGCTAAAAAATTTATCTAACTgaaataagaagtaagcaggaacaagactgcagaaaatcacacagtattaATATCAGCCTTGTAAATGGCTTTGACCCTAATCTGATCCATGTTTATAGAGCAGCATTAGGAGggtagaaacacagacaggtgtctcacacacacttattataaatccAGTGATTAACTTCTAACGTGGATATTTcattactgtagatttctgttatctgactctggatccaaacacagcacatcctgaactcattctgtctgagaagaaccGAGTGGTGACATGGAGTGAGATACAACAGcgatactctgatcatccagagagatttgagtactggtctcaggtgttgtgtaaggagagtgtgtgtggacgctgttactgggaggtggagtggagtggCGTTGTGGACATATCAGtgtcatataaagagatcagcaggaaaggacTGGGTTATGAGTGTTTGTTTGGATACAAcagtcagtcctggagtctgcggtgttcttcttcctctgtctctttcctgCACAACAGCATTGAGACTAAGCTGCTATTTCCATCCtcctccagaataggagtgtatgtggatcacagtgcaggaactctgtccttctacagcgtctctgacaccatgaggctcctccacagagtccacaccacattcactcagcctctatacgctggAATATGTATATACCGTTTTAACTCAtctgtgaggttttgtgatccaaaataaaatgttagtaaaagttttcagtaaaattctaactgaggtgtgagatttaatttgtccctGAGCTACACTGGTCATTTTGTGTGCAGAAAATGGAACAGTAATGAATGCTGAATGTAGGATGTTTCTAGAAATAAGAAATGCTCTCaaacagactatttaactgtaTGCACTCATAGGATGGATTTATTATACTTGATATGAAAAGTTTCTAACCTCAAAAATAAAGTGTAGCTAGagcatgaaacaaaaacagcagcgtgACAAATAAACCTGTGTAATAAACGGTGACATAGATGAACGCTCTCAAGGTATAGCGAAAATGGAGATTCAGGGGAAGTACTTCATAgatttccctctctttctttttcatatttttacttTCTAAATATTTTCAAGACCTCTGTAAATAATCTGGATATTTTGGACTTTTTCGTTTtaccttctttttcctttttctttttttttttgctcttgatgtgaagtttgttttattattgtttattgatGACTTATATTGGTTTATGAAAGTTCAGACAGGCGTGCAACCAGAtatagttaatgtttaaaaaaggggaagctcaaaagtcttttgtttaattttttgtaaaattaagattaaaagcacttttatttcattcaaaagattctgaatgttttacttGAATGTAATACTTGAAAtgtaggccctaagttcaggctgcacaaagctgtgtttgtactttttatttattttattcagaagatattcagtgtctgttacttgacatgtagtaaagacaactacaggattgttttccatttaagtgccagacaagttcagactttgaaaacacttgaaatttaacaataaattatatagaaatgtatttgcgttattgattttattaacatgagtgtgcactattttaagtgacaatacaagattcggacctttactgggaggaaattttagtaactgcacctctttgaattttaattgaataccgcTGGTCTAGATGAAAATAAAGGGTGTGAAAGCATTAGTTTGCCATCTATGATGTCATAATTTGAATTGTTTGCGGTGCGCCGGTCGCATTTGTTTGCTTGGCTAATTAGCATCACTAGACTGTTAGCCTGGTTACCGCTACTACAACTTCTTCACACCAACTATCTCTGTTGCATTTGCCCGATAACACCATGTtgcttgtgtgtctgccttTAGTGCAGATGAGGACACGTTCGTTCTGCACTCggtggaactggagctggaggccgTGGGGAAGCAGATCCGTgacctacaggtgaagcaggccgaacTGCAGGAGCAGAAAGCTGCGCTGGAAGCTTCCCAGTCGCTTGCTCACCCGTCTCAGGTAAATTCCCTGCGTGAAATTACTACTCCCTTCACTTCTACTCCATGTGTTTCTCTGCCCAGGCCCAGGGCACCCAggaagtggcctgcccaggcgctgttcactccggcgccagggTACCGTGtaccctgggtgcagcagcggaagACGCGAGCCGGCCCCCGGGcaaggacctctccccctccgcCGCCACCGggcttcgagatccccacccagAACCTCTTCGCTCCCCTTCGCGAGACGGACCGTGACGctgtgatcatcggagactccatcgtccgccacgtccgtactacggtggctaaaggtaaggctcacACTCACTGTTTACCTGGTGCTCATGTTCTTGATGTCACTGCACAGGTACCTAatgtcgtgagcagaaacaccggAGCAGTGGTTCTTCACGCCAGCTCAAACGACACCAGCCTGaagcagtcggagatcctgaagagggacttcaacaccctggtggagacggttcacAGCTCAGCGCCCATGGCGGGGATCAGCGTGTCTGGTCCTCTTCCTATGTACCAGCGAGGAAtggaaaggttcagtagactttttgctttaagtgaatggttacagtcatggtgtcaggctcagaattttactctttatcgataactggaatgttttctgggagcgtcctaggctgtTCCGTGCTGACAGCCTGCACctcagcagagttggagcggagatcctctcggaccacatctccagggcgctgcacaccttctgactggtaaactatgatttaaatctaaatttcaatagccatccttcacatCATCACAgtgatacaaatgcacacatagctcatcctatagaaactgtgtctgttccccgagtagtgagatcaaaaagtaaatgcatGAGAAAATCTCAAAACAATCTTACtctaattagaccagaaaaatggcaaagaaacaaaaacagttcctaaagcTTGGGCTCCTGAATATTAGATCACttacacccaaagcacttattgtaaatgaaatcatctcagacaatagccttactgcactctgcctttctgaaacttggattaaaaaaaatgaatacatcagtctaaatgagtctacaccatcaggatatatctataagcatgagcctcgtcagactggtcGTGGCTGTGGTGttgccactatctttagtgatttccttactgttactcagagaacacagcatagatttagttttTTTGAAGTGCTTATTCTTAATGCTGCACtcttgcacatgcacacgaaaaaAATCCATGATGTCTTTTGCTATAGcaaccgtgtacagacccccagggccctacactgattttcttaCAGAGTTCGCAGATTTTCTCTCGGACCTACTGGTTAACTTTGAAAAAGCATTAaatgtaggagactttaacattcacgttGATGATACAAATGATGCTTTAGGAGTCACATTTATGGACCTACTCAACTCATTTGGACTTAAACAAAACTTAAACATCACTAGAGCTAAACACCAccttaatcacacactagatttaataatatcacacggaatagatgtcactgatatagatattatacctcaaagtgatgacatcacagaccattacctcataatgtacacactacccatAGAACAGattaactgtgtctcaccacatTATCGagtcggtagaactattattccgaccactaaagacagattcacaattAACCTGCCTGacctgtctggacttcttactgtaccctcaaacacaattgatctagatgtaatgactaacagcataggcgctatattcactagcacattagacactgttgccccaataAGACTAAAGAAAGtaagagacaaaacacctgcaccatggtataatagccATACTCACaacctcaagagagaaacccgtaaccttgagcgaaagtggagaaaaactaaattagaggattttagaattgcatataaggacattatgtccagctatagaccggctctaaaagctgctagagCTGAGAACCTGaccaaactcatagaaaataacaaccccaggtttttatttagcacagtggctagattaacaaaataacagaaatatgaACACACTATTTCATCACAGTTCAgttgtgaggattttatgagattcttcactgaaaaaattaaaagcatcaggaacaaaataggtgATGTTCAACATGTGAGAGCAGTTGTGACCTAAAGTGCTACACTCAcagctacagtgctttacaaacacaggacaggaagagttatctttaggttaagtccctaaatccttcaagttggcagttattaggcccctcattaagaaacctaatttagatcctaatgacctatcaaattacagacctatttcaaatcttccgtttatgtctaaaatactagaaaaggttgtgtctgttcaactgagctccttcttatgggagaacaatatctttgaagagtttcagtcaggtttcaggccccatgatggcacagaaacagcacttgttaaagttacaaacgacttgttcttagcttcgttccaagactgtatgtcactattagttctacttgaccttagtgctgcattcaacactatagatcacaacattcttctagatcacttacaaaattacacaggtatggacaggctttaagttggtttaaatcctacctgtctgaccgataccattttgtagaattaattATGGGGTTAAtatgccagttaattatggggtccctcaaggatcagtccttggacctctgcttttctcgatatacatacTTCCATTAGGGAaaattattagaagacatgggattaattttcactgttatgctgatgatacacatatatatctcatatatagttatatatgtcatcaaaaccagatgaaatagctgaattgtccaaattaactcagtgccttagagagataaaagattggatgagctgtaactttctgttattaaactccaataagacagaaatactacttataggtccaaaaaccagtacacagaaactctcacaagtAAAcatccatttagagggatgtattGTTACTAGTAgatcaacagtgaaagacctgtgtgttatattagacagcaacttgtcttttaaaaatcatatcgcccataccacaaaaacagaTGGCCacataaccccaattttatcatctctacactggctacccgttaagtttagaattgattacaaactgctgctacttacatacaaggctcttaatggtttagctcccatgtatctaactagtcttctaacgcGT
It encodes the following:
- the LOC125145852 gene encoding E3 ubiquitin/ISG15 ligase TRIM25-like isoform X2 yields the protein MAETSDQDQFSCPVCLDLLRVPVTLHCGHSFCKVCINGCWDQEDVKGVYSCPQCRETFTPRPVLRRNNMLAEVVEKLKKTELQAASPAHCYAGPGDVECDSCTGRKHKAVKSCLVCLASFCEDHLKPHYQSPAFKKHKLVEACAELQEKICSEHDKLMEIYCRTDKSLICYLCTIKKHKGHDTVSTETERTKKQNELKEDQIKSQQKIQEKQKKVQELKQTVDIIKMRSQAAVDDSEKIFTEMITSMEKKRSEVTELIRTQEKAEVSRAKRLLNQLEQEIADLKRRVTEMEQLSHTHDDIHFLQSFPSLCVSPGCDDSLSFTVNQHLSFDGVRKSLSELKKRVEQICEEEFNKIQPHVQMRTRSFCTRWNWSWRPWGSRSVTYRPRAPRKWPAQALFTPAPGYRVPWVQQRKTRAGPRARTSPPPPPPGFEIPTQNLFAPLRETDRDAVIIGDSIVRHVRTTVAKGKAHTHCLPGAHVLDVTAQVPNVVSRNTGAVVLHASSNDTSLKQSEILKRDFNTLVETVHSSAPMAGISVSGPLPMYQRGMESVLGCSVLTACTSAELERRSSRTTSPGRCTPSD
- the LOC125145852 gene encoding E3 ubiquitin/ISG15 ligase TRIM25-like isoform X1 → MAETSDQDQFSCPVCLDLLRVPVTLHCGHSFCKVCINGCWDQEDVKGVYSCPQCRETFTPRPVLRRNNMLAEVVEKLKKTELQAASPAHCYAGPGDVECDSCTGRKHKAVKSCLVCLASFCEDHLKPHYQSPAFKKHKLVEACAELQEKICSEHDKLMEIYCRTDKSLICYLCTIKKHKGHDTVSTETERTKKQNELKEDQIKSQQKIQEKQKKVQELKQTVDIIKMRSQAAVDDSEKIFTEMITSMEKKRSEVTELIRTQEKAEVSRAKRLLNQLEQEIADLKRRVTEMEQLSHTHDDIHFLQSFPSLCVSPGCDDSLSFTVNQHLSFDGVRKSLSELKKRVEQICEEEFNKIQPHVQMRTRSFCTRWNWSWRPWGSRSVTYRPRAPRKWPAQALFTPAPGYRVPWVQQRKTRAGPRARTSPPPPPPGFEIPTQNLFAPLRETDRDAVIIGDSIVRHVRTTVAKGKAHTHCLPGAHVLDVTAQVPNVVSRNTGAVVLHASSNDTSLKQSEILKRDFNTLVETVHSSAPMAGISVSGPLPMYQRGMESVLGCSVLTACTSAELERRSSRTTSPGRCTPSDW
- the LOC125145852 gene encoding E3 ubiquitin/ISG15 ligase TRIM25-like isoform X3, which produces MAETSDQDQFSCPVCLDLLRVPVTLHCGHSFCKVCINGCWDQEDVKGVYSCPQCRETFTPRPVLRRNNMLAEVVEKLKKTELQAASPAHCYAGPGDVECDSCTGRKHKAVKSCLVCLASFCEDHLKPHYQSPAFKKHKLVEACAELQEKICSEHDKLMEIYCRTDKSLICYLCTIKKHKGHDTVSTETERTKKQNELKEDQIKSQQKIQEKQKKVQELKQTVDIIKMRSQAAVDDSEKIFTEMITSMEKKRSEVTELIRTQEKAEVSRAKRLLNQLEQEIADLKRRVTEMEQLSHTHDDIHFLQSFPSLCVSPGCDDSLSFTVNQHLSFDGVRKSLSELKKRVEQICEEEFNKIQPHVQMRTRSFCTRWNWSWRPWGSRSVTYRPRAPRKWPAQALFTPAPGYRVPWVQQRKTRAGPRARTSPPPPPPGFEIPTQNLFAPLRETDRDAVIIGDSIVRHVRTTVAKGKAHTHCLPGAHVLDVTAQVPNVVSRNTGAVVLHASSNDTSLKQSEILKRDFNTLVETVHSSAPMAGISVSGPLPMYQRGMERLFRADSLHLSRVGAEILSDHISRALHTF
- the LOC125145852 gene encoding tripartite motif-containing protein 16-like isoform X4, whose product is MAETSDQDQFSCPVCLDLLRVPVTLHCGHSFCKVCINGCWDQEDVKGVYSCPQCRETFTPRPVLRRNNMLAEVVEKLKKTELQAASPAHCYAGPGDVECDSCTGRKHKAVKSCLVCLASFCEDHLKPHYQSPAFKKHKLVEACAELQEKICSEHDKLMEIYCRTDKSLICYLCTIKKHKGHDTVSTETERTKKQNELKEDQIKSQQKIQEKQKKVQELKQTVDIIKMRSQAAVDDSEKIFTEMITSMEKKRSEVTELIRTQEKAEVSRAKRLLNQLEQEIADLKRRVTEMEQLSHTHDDIHFLQSFPSLCVSPGCDDSLSFTVNQHLSFDGVRKSLSELKKRVEQICEEEFNKIQPHDFCYLTLDPNTAHPELILSEKNRVVTWSEIQQRYSDHPERFEYWSQVLCKESVCGRCYWEVEWSGVVDISVSYKEISRKGLGYECLFGYNSQSWSLRCSSSSVSFLHNSIETKLLFPSSSRIGVYVDHSAGTLSFYSVSDTMRLLHRVHTTFTQPLYAGICIYRFNSSVRFCDPK